A single genomic interval of Lewinellaceae bacterium harbors:
- a CDS encoding YceI family protein, with protein sequence MRKLFLIWAIAGIGSALLAGNPPVETKVNVEKSQISWKGYKVTGQHHGKIALKDGSLTWENGMLTGGSFTMDMSTISCEDLQGEWNDKLVGHLKSDDFFGVENFPVSTLVITQVVSRGTPGDYKIVGNLTIKGITKEVRFMAKAEANTATATITVDRSEFNIRYGSGSFFENLGDKTIYDEFELEVILTY encoded by the coding sequence ATGAGAAAACTCTTTTTAATTTGGGCTATTGCCGGTATTGGTAGCGCTCTATTGGCTGGTAATCCACCCGTAGAAACCAAAGTTAACGTTGAAAAAAGCCAGATATCCTGGAAAGGATATAAAGTGACCGGCCAACATCATGGCAAAATTGCCTTGAAAGACGGATCTTTGACCTGGGAAAACGGAATGCTCACCGGAGGTTCATTCACCATGGACATGTCGACCATTTCATGTGAGGACTTACAGGGAGAGTGGAACGATAAATTGGTTGGACATCTCAAATCGGATGACTTTTTCGGTGTAGAGAACTTTCCGGTCTCCACGTTGGTAATCACTCAGGTGGTCAGCAGAGGAACTCCCGGTGATTACAAAATCGTAGGTAATCTGACGATTAAAGGGATCACCAAGGAAGTCCGGTTTATGGCAAAAGCAGAAGCAAATACAGCCACTGCAACCATAACCGTCGACCGTTCAGAATTCAACATTCGTTATGGCTCAGGGAGTTTCTTTGAGAATCTGGGAGACAAGACGATCTATGATGAATTTGAATTGGAAGTGATTTTGACCTATTAA
- a CDS encoding class IV adenylate cyclase: MAIRSIELKARCPDETVVREYLARNGRYKGRDHQVDTYFQVPSGRLKLRQGTIENNLIAYHRPNVASQKLSEVSLYPPADADQLYQVLTKVLPVLVTVDKQRHIYFIDNVKFHIDEVKDLGQFVEIEAIDEEGLRSIEDLEIQCQYYQKELGIHPGDLCSHSYSDMLLAR; this comes from the coding sequence ATGGCAATACGAAGCATTGAACTTAAGGCACGATGTCCCGATGAGACAGTTGTCCGGGAATACCTGGCAAGGAACGGGAGATACAAGGGCAGGGATCATCAGGTGGATACCTATTTCCAGGTTCCCAGCGGTCGGCTGAAACTACGTCAGGGCACCATTGAAAATAACCTTATTGCCTATCACAGACCCAATGTTGCGAGTCAGAAACTTTCTGAAGTATCACTTTATCCTCCGGCCGATGCGGATCAGCTGTACCAGGTTTTAACCAAGGTGCTTCCAGTGCTGGTCACCGTTGACAAGCAGCGACACATCTACTTCATCGACAACGTGAAGTTTCATATTGACGAAGTAAAAGATTTAGGCCAATTTGTTGAAATCGAAGCCATCGATGAGGAAGGCTTAAGGAGCATCGAAGACCTGGAAATCCAGTGTCAGTATTATCAGAAAGAACTGGGAATCCATCCAGGGGACCTCTGTAGCCATTCGTACAGTGATATGCTGCTTGCCCGTTAA
- a CDS encoding cyanophycinase, translating into MNRQFNLCYRCMMILALALLLNLRVHAAVQSIHITSKETVLNGKTFGNSGAYELWKGTVTFVFDPLNKQNQRVTDIDLAEKSDAGFVEATANIVILKPADMSKASGVGLVEVSNRGGKFSMRYFNLATNTGLDVNDPEAFGDGLLMEQGLVVVWVGWEFDVPDQDGLMHLVVPKLKPNNSFPLVGQVRCDWVIDDPVSTLYLGHRNQIPYPPQVNSTLNSLTVRDSREGKREIVDSKLWSFSKEEGDSLVPSTEYIHMNNGFEPGKIYELVYFSDQPVAVGLGLAVVRDMISYMKYDNNCEFKVNKGIAAGVSQTGRFLRQYLYDGFNIDEYDRQAYDGMMIMTAGGGRGSFNHRFAQPSRDGHRYSSFFYPTDLFPFTSRAQVDSTNGKYRDGLLMKGGNFGRETKIFYINTGYEYYGRAASLIHTSIDGTSDVMPYENERIYEIASGQHYVGQLHLDAKSQRDSSMVFKSNPLYYLPNYRALLVRLINWVNKGEEPPASTYPTIAGKTLVPLNQVRFPINASLPEPKAIQVAYNLDFGDSWQRRIIRNQPPRILNTYTSLVPQLDQNGNELGGIRNFEVSVPLATFTGWSLRDGKPAAQDELDDFQGYIMPFSMDKGAEISTDLRPTIKSLYHDRMDYEQQVTVCVDQLIKDGFVLDRDKTLLQKRAGWLWNEVIGYYVNQQAAHHPVMTPEHGSLMVIGGGKLDETIYSKFADLAGGTDQPIVIIPTAGDDESLAKDPKYEQLTAPFRSAGFKKISVLHTRSKEEANSPRFYRDLEKAAGVFITGGRQWRLADSYLGTQTETALKGVLDRGGVIAGTSAGATIQGSYLVRGDTGGNTEMMGDHQEGFGFLNNVAIDQHVLARNRQFDLFEVINAHPGLLGIAPDEGTAFVINQGIAEVIGKSYVLVYDGKKWSGDRREYSYNLPGSPIFYVLKPGDRYDLSQRMVQQQ; encoded by the coding sequence ATGAACAGACAATTCAATCTTTGTTATCGCTGCATGATGATTTTGGCCCTGGCCCTTCTGTTAAATCTCCGGGTCCATGCTGCTGTACAATCCATTCATATTACCAGTAAAGAGACCGTATTAAACGGCAAGACGTTCGGTAACTCTGGTGCCTATGAATTATGGAAAGGTACAGTCACCTTTGTCTTCGATCCGCTGAATAAACAAAATCAACGGGTTACCGACATAGACCTCGCTGAAAAATCCGACGCTGGTTTTGTGGAAGCCACCGCCAATATTGTTATCCTGAAGCCTGCAGATATGTCCAAAGCAAGCGGCGTGGGCCTGGTGGAAGTCTCGAACCGAGGCGGCAAATTTTCCATGCGCTATTTTAATCTGGCTACGAACACCGGCCTGGATGTCAATGACCCGGAAGCATTTGGTGATGGTCTTTTGATGGAACAGGGACTGGTTGTGGTATGGGTTGGCTGGGAATTCGATGTTCCTGACCAGGATGGCCTGATGCACCTGGTCGTTCCGAAACTAAAACCAAACAACTCATTCCCTCTGGTCGGCCAGGTTCGTTGTGACTGGGTCATTGACGATCCGGTATCTACCTTATATCTGGGGCACCGCAATCAAATACCCTACCCTCCACAGGTAAACAGCACACTGAATTCGTTAACGGTCCGTGACAGCCGGGAAGGTAAACGTGAAATCGTGGACTCCAAATTATGGTCATTCTCTAAAGAAGAAGGTGACTCTCTGGTCCCCAGTACTGAATACATCCACATGAATAATGGATTTGAGCCTGGCAAAATTTATGAACTGGTTTACTTCTCCGACCAGCCCGTAGCGGTCGGACTGGGCTTGGCTGTAGTCCGGGACATGATCTCCTATATGAAATACGACAACAACTGTGAATTCAAAGTCAATAAAGGTATTGCCGCAGGGGTTTCCCAGACTGGTCGGTTCCTGCGTCAGTATCTATACGACGGTTTCAATATTGATGAATACGACCGGCAAGCTTATGATGGCATGATGATCATGACAGCCGGAGGAGGTCGTGGCAGTTTCAATCATCGTTTTGCCCAACCAAGCCGGGACGGCCACCGGTATTCCTCGTTTTTCTATCCTACGGATTTGTTCCCGTTTACCAGCCGTGCCCAGGTCGATTCAACCAACGGTAAATACCGGGATGGGCTCCTGATGAAGGGCGGCAATTTTGGCAGGGAAACCAAGATATTCTACATCAATACCGGGTACGAATATTATGGGCGGGCCGCTTCCCTGATCCATACCAGCATAGACGGGACAAGCGATGTCATGCCTTATGAAAATGAACGGATCTACGAAATAGCCAGCGGCCAGCATTATGTCGGTCAGCTGCATCTGGATGCAAAAAGCCAGCGGGACTCTTCAATGGTTTTCAAATCAAATCCGCTTTATTACCTGCCCAATTACCGGGCATTATTGGTTCGCCTGATCAACTGGGTTAATAAAGGGGAAGAACCGCCGGCAAGTACGTATCCCACCATTGCAGGCAAGACCCTGGTCCCCTTAAATCAGGTACGTTTTCCGATCAATGCCTCATTACCCGAACCGAAAGCCATCCAGGTTGCCTACAATCTGGACTTTGGAGACTCCTGGCAGCGCCGCATCATACGAAATCAGCCGCCGCGAATACTGAACACCTATACTTCACTGGTCCCTCAATTGGATCAAAATGGTAACGAATTGGGTGGTATCCGGAATTTCGAAGTGTCCGTTCCATTGGCCACCTTCACCGGATGGAGTTTGCGGGATGGCAAGCCTGCCGCACAGGACGAACTGGATGATTTCCAGGGGTATATCATGCCTTTCTCCATGGATAAAGGGGCTGAGATTTCTACAGACTTACGGCCTACGATCAAATCCCTCTATCATGACCGCATGGACTACGAACAACAAGTCACGGTTTGTGTGGATCAACTGATCAAGGACGGATTTGTGCTGGACCGGGATAAGACCCTACTGCAGAAACGTGCCGGATGGCTCTGGAATGAAGTCATCGGTTATTACGTCAATCAGCAGGCAGCTCATCATCCGGTCATGACGCCCGAGCATGGCTCGCTGATGGTTATTGGCGGTGGCAAATTGGATGAAACCATTTATAGCAAATTTGCAGACCTGGCAGGTGGTACGGACCAGCCCATCGTGATTATCCCTACTGCCGGGGACGATGAATCTCTGGCGAAGGATCCCAAGTACGAACAACTGACCGCACCCTTCCGGAGTGCAGGATTTAAGAAGATCAGTGTGCTGCACACACGCTCAAAGGAAGAGGCCAACTCACCGCGCTTCTACCGGGATCTGGAAAAAGCCGCAGGTGTATTCATCACCGGTGGCCGCCAGTGGCGATTAGCTGACAGTTACCTGGGAACCCAGACTGAAACCGCACTGAAAGGCGTGCTGGATCGCGGAGGTGTGATCGCCGGAACATCAGCTGGTGCCACCATCCAGGGCTCTTATCTGGTACGTGGTGACACCGGAGGCAACACCGAGATGATGGGAGACCATCAGGAGGGATTTGGATTCCTGAACAATGTTGCCATCGATCAGCACGTGCTGGCCCGCAACCGCCAATTTGACCTGTTTGAAGTGATCAATGCACATCCGGGTCTTTTAGGCATTGCTCCCGATGAAGGGACGGCCTTTGTCATCAATCAAGGAATTGCGGAAGTGATTGGCAAGAGTTATGTCCTGGTTTATGATGGTAAAAAATGGTCCGGAGATCGGCGTGAATATTCCTATAATTTGCCGGGTAGCCCGATCTTTTATGTCCTCAAGCCGGGCGATCGTTACGATCTTTCCCAACGAATGGTCCAGCAGCAATAA
- a CDS encoding membrane dipeptidase produces the protein MRSFGLIIILLFLINACNQKMQQTIISQDNPQWIKANELAHKYIITDGHVDLPYRLKVKNFRLEKEFMGIPVETKEGDFDYVRAKKGGLDAPFMSIYIPASYQQGGAKEFADSLINMVEGIISAHPDKFAPGRSPEEIDANFQKGLISLPMGMENGAPIGEDLANVGYFYNRGIRYITLTHSKWNQICDSSYDPERHWQGLSPFGKEVIAEMNRVGIMVDVSHVSDSTFYQVMQLSKAPVIASHSSCRKFTPGFERNMSDEMIELLGKKGGVIQINFGSAFLDGSIEVKRTEQREELAKLIEKAGVAEDSPEARKIIDQYRDSHPSLFADVETVANHIDHVVKLAGIDHVGIGSDFDGVGDSLPTGLKDVGDYPNLIYLLLKKGYSEEDIAKVCYKNVWRVWKEVNRVASNS, from the coding sequence ATGAGGTCATTCGGATTGATCATTATTCTCCTCTTCCTTATAAATGCATGCAACCAAAAAATGCAACAGACCATTATATCACAGGATAATCCCCAATGGATTAAAGCCAACGAGCTGGCCCATAAATACATCATCACCGATGGACATGTTGACCTGCCCTACCGGCTTAAAGTGAAAAACTTTCGTCTGGAAAAGGAATTTATGGGAATACCCGTAGAAACCAAGGAGGGTGACTTCGATTACGTTCGCGCGAAAAAAGGAGGCTTGGATGCTCCTTTTATGAGCATCTATATTCCCGCCTCCTATCAACAGGGAGGTGCCAAAGAGTTTGCAGATTCACTGATCAATATGGTTGAGGGAATTATCAGCGCGCATCCGGATAAATTTGCTCCCGGTCGCAGCCCGGAAGAAATTGATGCCAATTTTCAAAAGGGATTAATCTCGCTGCCCATGGGTATGGAAAACGGAGCCCCAATAGGCGAAGACCTGGCCAATGTCGGTTATTTCTACAACCGGGGCATCCGGTACATCACACTCACTCATTCCAAATGGAATCAAATCTGTGATAGTTCCTACGACCCGGAGCGACACTGGCAGGGCTTAAGTCCTTTTGGCAAGGAAGTAATCGCGGAAATGAACCGGGTAGGCATCATGGTCGACGTCAGCCACGTTAGTGACAGCACATTCTACCAGGTCATGCAATTGAGCAAAGCGCCGGTAATCGCCTCTCATTCGTCCTGCCGCAAATTCACACCAGGCTTCGAGCGGAATATGAGTGATGAAATGATTGAATTACTCGGAAAGAAAGGTGGTGTGATCCAGATCAATTTTGGATCTGCTTTCCTGGATGGCTCTATTGAAGTCAAACGTACCGAACAGCGTGAAGAACTGGCCAAGCTGATTGAAAAGGCTGGCGTAGCGGAAGATTCACCGGAAGCAAGAAAGATCATCGATCAATACCGTGACTCCCACCCTTCCCTGTTTGCGGATGTTGAAACTGTTGCCAATCACATTGATCACGTCGTGAAACTGGCAGGGATTGATCACGTCGGTATAGGCTCTGATTTTGATGGTGTCGGCGATTCACTCCCGACCGGACTGAAAGATGTGGGTGACTATCCTAATCTGATTTACCTCCTGCTTAAAAAGGGATATTCAGAAGAAGACATTGCAAAGGTTTGTTATAAGAATGTCTGGAGAGTGTGGAAAGAAGTAAACCGCGTCGCTTCCAACAGCTGA
- a CDS encoding MarR family transcriptional regulator: MKIEEAIKSSKFVSPQSKLIINLAFTASHFAHLHKHLLDPFDITIQQFNILRILRGRYPKTYSLKEITERMIDKMSNTSRLIDKLIQKGWVERIICPKDRRQVDIGITPAGLNLIAEASDAMDKATVEHLYKMSEKEMEQLNALLDKMRD; encoded by the coding sequence GTGAAAATTGAAGAAGCCATCAAATCGAGCAAATTTGTCAGTCCGCAATCAAAACTGATCATCAATCTGGCCTTTACGGCTTCCCATTTCGCCCATTTGCACAAGCACCTGCTGGACCCGTTTGACATAACCATTCAGCAATTCAATATCCTGAGGATACTCCGTGGACGGTACCCTAAGACCTATTCCTTAAAGGAGATCACCGAAAGGATGATTGATAAGATGTCCAATACTTCCAGGCTTATAGATAAACTGATCCAAAAAGGGTGGGTCGAGCGTATCATATGCCCGAAAGACCGGAGGCAGGTGGATATTGGGATCACTCCGGCGGGACTAAACCTTATCGCAGAGGCGTCAGATGCCATGGATAAAGCTACGGTTGAGCATTTGTATAAAATGTCTGAAAAAGAAATGGAACAATTGAATGCTCTCCTGGATAAAATGCGTGATTAA
- a CDS encoding TetR/AcrR family transcriptional regulator, with protein sequence MVKTSRRSNKEHNILDAAERVFHRHGFTNAKMEWVGEEAGMSKASVYFYFESKENLYMAIVYRALSLLNDLMYAAIQQNKSENGLNSVVALMNTYFDFSQKYPLYTEAMLDYTAVIRSTSAGNNEDKLSDALKGSVYFMRLKDIHNIPVSIVVQEIKRGMEDGSIHDNRKPEMLYLSAWAMVLGYLKLTNLAGRKHSLHTVQLDEWKEYLIALIKHTLIHPV encoded by the coding sequence ATGGTCAAAACGTCCCGCAGGAGTAATAAAGAACACAATATACTGGATGCCGCAGAACGGGTTTTCCATCGCCACGGGTTTACCAATGCCAAAATGGAATGGGTAGGCGAAGAGGCCGGCATGTCAAAAGCCAGCGTCTATTTCTATTTTGAAAGCAAGGAGAACCTGTATATGGCCATCGTCTACCGGGCATTATCATTGCTCAATGATCTGATGTATGCAGCAATTCAGCAAAACAAATCGGAAAATGGTCTGAACAGTGTTGTTGCACTGATGAACACCTATTTCGACTTTAGTCAGAAATACCCCTTGTACACTGAGGCCATGCTGGACTACACCGCGGTTATCCGTTCCACCTCTGCCGGCAATAATGAAGACAAACTCTCCGATGCTTTAAAGGGAAGCGTCTACTTTATGCGATTGAAAGACATTCATAACATACCGGTTAGTATTGTAGTCCAGGAAATTAAGCGGGGAATGGAGGATGGCTCCATTCACGATAATCGCAAGCCGGAGATGCTGTATCTGAGTGCCTGGGCAATGGTATTGGGCTACCTTAAGCTAACCAATCTGGCGGGAAGAAAACATTCTTTGCACACCGTCCAGCTCGACGAATGGAAGGAATACCTGATCGCTCTGATCAAACATACTCTGATCCATCCTGTATAA
- the mnmA gene encoding tRNA 2-thiouridine(34) synthase MnmA, whose protein sequence is MSKNGRVLVAMSGGIDSTVTAMMLHDQGYEVVGITMKTWDYANVGGSHKETGCCSLDSINDAREVAVKVGFHHFIIDIRDEFGDYVIHNFVDEYMAGRTPNPCVLCNTHIKWRALLRRADALDCGLIATGHYATINELNGRKYITRSQDPDKDQSYVLWGLDQECLNRSLFPIGGFRKEQVRQMAYDWGYEELSKKAESYEICFVPDNDYRGFLRRQVPEIDDRLNGGSFVDTEGNIIGQHAGYPFYTIGQRKGLGTAFGSPKYVVEIKPGTNEVVLGDLEDLVRNGMYVYKTNAMKYEKIPDGMEVVSKVRYHDAGTLSTVNQEGDRLRVDFHAHVRGVAPGQSAVFYEGDDIVGGGIIHSSLNSL, encoded by the coding sequence ATGAGTAAAAATGGCCGGGTTCTGGTGGCAATGAGCGGAGGCATAGACAGCACGGTGACTGCTATGATGCTGCATGATCAAGGGTATGAAGTGGTTGGGATAACCATGAAAACCTGGGATTATGCCAATGTGGGAGGCAGTCATAAAGAGACCGGATGCTGCAGCCTGGATTCCATCAACGACGCCCGTGAAGTGGCCGTAAAGGTGGGGTTTCACCATTTCATCATCGATATCCGGGATGAATTCGGTGATTATGTCATCCATAATTTTGTGGATGAATACATGGCCGGCCGGACACCGAATCCATGTGTCCTCTGCAATACACACATCAAGTGGAGAGCTTTATTGCGCCGGGCGGATGCACTGGATTGCGGTTTGATTGCTACAGGGCATTATGCGACCATTAACGAGCTGAATGGGAGGAAATACATTACCAGGTCCCAGGATCCCGATAAAGATCAATCGTATGTCCTTTGGGGTCTGGATCAGGAATGCCTGAACCGGAGCCTTTTTCCCATCGGAGGTTTCCGGAAGGAACAGGTTCGGCAAATGGCCTACGACTGGGGGTATGAAGAACTTTCAAAAAAAGCGGAGAGTTACGAGATCTGTTTTGTGCCCGATAATGACTATCGGGGATTTCTCAGGCGACAGGTTCCCGAAATTGATGACCGCTTGAATGGCGGGTCCTTTGTGGATACCGAGGGGAATATCATTGGTCAGCATGCCGGTTATCCTTTCTACACCATTGGGCAGCGCAAGGGTCTTGGTACGGCCTTCGGAAGTCCGAAATATGTGGTCGAAATAAAACCCGGGACAAATGAAGTGGTGTTAGGAGACCTTGAAGATCTTGTCCGCAACGGCATGTACGTTTACAAAACCAATGCGATGAAATATGAAAAAATCCCCGACGGGATGGAAGTCGTTTCAAAGGTACGTTATCATGATGCCGGGACTCTCAGCACGGTGAACCAGGAGGGAGACCGTCTACGGGTAGATTTTCATGCGCATGTCCGGGGAGTGGCTCCTGGGCAATCCGCTGTATTTTATGAAGGTGACGACATTGTGGGAGGGGGTATTATCCATTCGAGTTTAAACAGTCTATGA